DNA sequence from the Acidobacteriota bacterium genome:
GTGCATGAGCGGATGCTCCGTCGGCATCGGCGCCGTGCTTCCGCCGACCAGGTAGCTATGGACGAGCCAACCAAGACAGGCGCCGACAAGCTGGGCCACCATGTACTGAACCATGTCGGCCACACCAAGCTTGCCGCGCATCCACGCAGCCAAGCTCACGGCCGGGTTGAAATGAGCACCGGACAGGTGTCCGCCGCTGTAGGTCATCACCGCCAGCATCAACCCGACGGCGATGGCGGCGTTGCCGGTTAGGGCCACAGCCATCATCAGGAACATCGTGCCGATGCACTCCATGAGCAGCTTGCGCATGTGTCTCCCTCCCTAGGTTCTACTTCAGATCTCTTCCTCCTCGTTTACGCCTTGCCGGCGACCAACCCGGCCGCGCTTCAACGTAGATGGTAGCGTCCGAACATCCGGTCAGAACATTGAGTTTTCTTGCTTTTTCTGAGGAGCCGACCAACGATGAAGTCGAGAGCCGCAGTCGCCCGTGAAGCGGGCAAACCACTGGAGATCGAAGAGGTCGATGTCGAGGGGCCGAAGGCGGGAGAGGTC
Encoded proteins:
- a CDS encoding aquaporin family protein encodes the protein MRKLLMECIGTMFLMMAVALTGNAAIAVGLMLAVMTYSGGHLSGAHFNPAVSLAAWMRGKLGVADMVQYMVAQLVGACLGWLVHSYLVGGSTAPMPTEHPLMHGMVAEALLTFALVTVVLNMMSSRSEGNPANGLVIGFTLSAAVYAAGGVSGGAINPAVGIGPQVMEAITGGGFDANTLALYGVGPLVGGAEAAVVYKFLND